In a single window of the Perca flavescens isolate YP-PL-M2 chromosome 18, PFLA_1.0, whole genome shotgun sequence genome:
- the LOC114572805 gene encoding uncharacterized protein LOC114572805, producing the protein METEDHCPAAVVDTDSQETSDEPVGAVPILSFQQGSETISQSQQSQQSQPPLIPAAARAKSETQSLMDTGVAPLPVSSSPRAARTGPIKTGGLVQVLDHSRWTEAMRAAIDGLLVKHHGSKDFLKRVDADYAAMVQRACTDPNSLLHPTTCQHISRYVKHLTKLKNTSSSLNTSPEKVLETQQVWQSLTTGSQTTSVPVITLPPATFNPSPAAPPQEESLSRATVERIVAELIQKQQQHQQQPQQQKKKTRNCVACGQPKSRYLGDGSSVHFFYQTQTIKYFYCSTKVFKTYADEGLTNPRMSFEDFAASPFFERELEGARQRVAE; encoded by the exons ATGGAGACAGAGGATCACTGCCCTGCTGCTGTGGTGGACACAGACTCTCAG GAGACCAGTGATGAGCCAGTTGGAGCGGTGCCCATCCTATCTTTCCAGCAGGGCTCTGAAACCATTtcccaatcccagcagtcccagcaGTCCCAGCCACCCTTGATACCAGCTGCGGCCAGAGCCAAATCAGAGACTCAGTCTTTGATGGATACAG GGGTAGCACCGCTGCCTGTTTCCTCCTCTCCCCGGGCCGCCCGCACTGGACCAATCAAGACGGGAGGCCTTGTTCAAGTCTTGGACCACAGCCGGTGGACAGAAGCCATGAGAGCTGCCATCGACGGGCTTCTGGTTAAGCACCATGGGTCAAAAGACTTTCTGAAGCGGGTGGACGCAGACTATGCTGCCATGGTCCAAAGGGCGTGCACTGACCCCAACAGCCTCCTTCATCCAACCACATGCCAACATATCTCCAGATATGTAAAGCATCTGACCAAATTAAAAAACACCAGCTCCTCCCTCAATACCAGCCCAGAGAAAGTTTTGGAGACACAGCAGGTGTGGCAGAGTTTGACTACAGGCAGTCAAACGACCAGCGTGCCTGTCATAACTCTGCCTCCTGCTACTTTCAACCCTTCACCTGCTGCTCCACCCCAGGAGGAGTCCCTGAGCCGGGCTACAGTGGAGCGGATTGTAGCAGAGttaatacaaaaacaacaacaacatcagcagcagccgcagcagcagaaaaaaaagaccagGAACTGTGTAGCCTGTGGTCAGCCCAAGTCCCGGTATCTTGGCGATGGCTCATCAGTTCATTTCTTTtatcaaacacaaacaatcaaaTACTTTTACTGCTCCACAAAGGTGTTTAAGACGTATGCAGACGAAGGCCTCACAAACCCTCGGATGTCTTTTGAGGACTTTGCTGCATCTCCATTCTTTGAGCGGGAGCTGGAGGGCGCCAGACAGAGGGTGGCTGAGTAG